ttttccaacattTTAAGTGCCAATGGTTGTATGCTGCATTAGGAGGCCAGCTTTGATACCTGATTGGTTGATTGAATAAGGATGCCCTTTTGTGCGAGTGATTATTTATATCATAGTTTTGGTGGCCAAGATGTGTTTGCATTTTTATGTAATTATTTCTCTTGTATTGCTGTTGCTACTGTCTAGGTTGTGATTAAAGATGTCATCTTTGATGTTCCTAGGTATTCAGTGCTTCACCATTCAcattctcttcttctttctcccctTAGAGCTTGGTCACAGCAGATtggtttcttttccttcttgctTTGATGTCAAATTCACTTATCTAAAAGTAATTGTCAATGTATGTGAACTGTTACTTGAGTTCTTATTTTCATATTTGGGATAGTATTTCTGCATTGAACTTTTTGACAAGCTTTTCTTAATTGTTTTCCCAATAAAGAAGTTAGTAATTTCCTTTGGTCCAATATAATGTTGTTTTGCATGAGGATGGACTAGCTTTCCTTTTGTTCAGGACTTAAGTTTATCCAGATTTAAGAATTCATGTTTTGACTGTATAATCTGTCTAGGACTTGAGTTGCTGGCATTTCTCAAGTCCTAGTTTTACAATCAGTAACATGAATCATACCCACTGTTGTCTTCTCTGCGTTGCATTTTAATGCTGATATGGAGGCAAGTGCCAAATGCTGTCAATACTATTGGTCTGGATCATGACTATCTTAGTAAAATTATATAGTTTGCTAGGAGTGCAGGAATGTTTATCACTTCCTGATATACCTTTTAACAGTTTAAAGGGGAATATGTAGGTTGTTTGTATCGGAACTTTTTTGTCTACCCTGGGTAAGTATCATCACAAAGAAATGTTCTCAATGGTTATGACTTAGATATCATCCTTAAAGGTACTAGGAATAGGAAATCCATAAAACTCATATAATGGGGGTATAAGATGTAACTTCTGTAGTGTGTTTTAGCTTCACAGTCAATATAAATATGATATCTTTATTTAGAGACCTACGATACACGCTACAGGTACATGAATAAATAATAGGAGAAAAAAAGATTTTACAGGATTGAGCATTGATAATTGAGAAATTTATATAACGCATGCAATTGCATATCACTTAAAGACCTATTGGTTTGTGAAAATAATAGGGCTGATTGTTTAACCACATATCCCTATTAGAAGCAGAAGTgctttatttgttctatttgtACCCTGTGAAAATGTTCAATATGACTTGAGCTACAAATTTTTGCTTTATAGTCTTGTGCTTTTGAGCAGCCTGTTTGGTTCTTTGCTTACTGTGATTAAGGTTGGCCATTTAGTGCCTTCGGTCTTTGCCTTGTTCTTTCACGAGTGGTTCTTCTCTCCTTTGTTGTTGAATTTGACTATTTATTTGTTCAGTTCATTAGTTTTTTCTTGGCAGCTAATTGATGTCTGATATGGAGTAAAGGCCTTGATCTATAACTTGGACTTAAGCTTTTAGGATTTCCAGTATCGTACTTGAGTTTTGGAGGTTGGACATTCAAGAAAATTCAAATTATTGTATTTTACAATAAATTTTTAAGGCTAATATGCCACTTGGATGGTTGTCATTTTCATACGAATATTTAAAGCAATCTGTCTTTTATAAAATTGTCTTTACAGGATAGATTAGTCGGTTCAACTATGTAAAACATGGTGATTGAGATCATTGTGGCTACAGTAATGCAAATCTTGTTGGGAAAAGTTTCGAAatatttgcttgtttctcaagttTTGTGTGTTATAAATAAGTTTAGGTATGTTGGCTTTGTTTGGAAGTATTGAGTGATGTATTTCCTGCTTTCCTCTTTTTAGATGTTTCATATATCTTTAGAAACATCATACTTTTTCCATATGGATCATTTTCTTCTGCTATGAACTTAATTATCTGAATAGCAACCAGCTCAACTTTACAAGCAAGTCCTGATAACTCAGTTGCCCATGTATTTGACGTTTTTAGCACCTTCAGTATTCTGTGAGACTCTTTATGACCTTTCTGATCAAGTACGAGTTTTTGCTCCTGGCAATTTACTTTCTAAACCACTGTTCATGTTAACTGCCATTTCTTTTAATAGTTTTGACATCATTAtgtttttttcttgcctttgttCATACTTTGTGTACAACAGCATCAATTGGATcctccttttattttttatttttattttttggtgttTTAAACCTGCTGAAGGCTAGGGCCATAGTATCTTTTTTTCCGTCAGTGTTATGATTTGAACATGTACTGAGAAATCTAATTTTTTATTCCTTGAAAATTCATGTTTGTAAAGGCATTTATATGTTATTTGACGTGAAAAGTTAACTTCATTATGTTGTTTCCATGGTTTAAACTTAAAATATTTTGTTTGAGATGGCAACTAAATGCTCATTCAAGTTAATGTGAGGACATATATTTGGCGCATTCAAAGTCATTCTGGGCATGGAAGAAAAGGGCTATACTTAAGAGACAGCCAGAGTGGAATCTAGAACTCTTGCAACTTTACAATTATGACTATGATCACATTGAAATTTCTGATGTGTGGATAATGGAACATGTTAAATTCACAGTAGATTGGATCAAAGTACTCAGCAAAGGGATCACCTTTTGTGCAAACTTTCTAGCGTCTTATTAGAAAATACTTGGTAGAGTTTCCATAACGTTAAAAATGTCTGTTAggcaattgattttttttttttggggttttatGAAGTGCTTTTGCCTCTTTGCCAGCCTGGGATTTTTTGGTCTTTTGTTCACTTGATGGAAATGAGATTCAGCTGAAGAGCTATTTGTCTTTGGCAGGTATGCTTACGCTAAAAGATCTTGTCAATTCTATTGCTGAGAAATTCCAGGGACAGCTTTTAGAGGGCAGTGAATTGTATGGAATGAAGAACAATCATGTCACTCCTtgtaaaatcataaaaattctAGAGGAAGATACTAAGACCAAATTTGAAGTTGCATGGcttgaaaaagataaaaaagttCCTATAAATGCTTTAGTAAGCGCAGAAGATTTGATTACAAAACTACCTTTTACTAGAGGAACCCTTAAGTCTTTTATTAAGGAGTCCACATACCGAAGTGGCCCTTGGGTTTTACATGATAAGCTGGCCAAAAAGCACGGGATCTCAACTGATCCTCCACAGGAGCTAAAAGGAATAATATCCTTGCGCGATGGAGTTGTGGTATGCAGTAGGAAGAGAAAAAAAGTTGAAGATGAGCATGGTGCTCAGGTAACTGATCTGGTTCCATTTCGAAAAGAAATACATAAGCTTGTATTCCCCCTTGCATTCGTATTCCTTTTTGATGAACTATAAAATTGcatattcctttttcttttctgattTTGTTCTAAAGGCAAAGAGTGGCGAATTTGTGGCCATCACGTCTGTGGAAAATGCTGATGGAGGTATGTTAGAACTATAATTTACTTTCGGAGTGAATGCCATGGCCTTTTGAACTGAATTGCAGAACGTActcttttttctgtttctttgcCTTTTTTAAGCTAGACGTTGGACTTTTAGTCACCTATATAGATATTTTAGTTTGCTACGGTGGCTTATTTGGTATTCTCTTCTTTTATATTTCCTTCTTGGTCTTCATCTATTGTCTACTGACTTTGTGCACATGCCCTGAAtgagttgctattgtcttgtgGAAAGCTCCACTTATGAATTGATAGGGGGTTGGGGGTATGTTTCAGGTCGATTTCATATCTTAACATGACTGTTTGGATTCAATTCTCGCATCCAACCTTTGAAAGTGTCCATATCGTGGTCCTATTTGGACAGTGTTCTGCACATCTGTTCGGGGATTAGATTAGATTGCCTGATAAAATAAATTAGTATCATATTAATTGGTAGTAATCATCTCCATATGTTTTGTCAGATGCAATATATCTGGTGAATTTTGTTTAATGGTCACAACTCAGAAATCTAAATTTCTGGGATTCAGTCTGACCTGTAGAGCTTATGTGGTCAATGGCCTTGCCCTCTTATACCTTTTATAGAAGTTGAATACAATGTATGGGGAGTTTAATGGTTCTTAACTCATGAGGTTCATTTGAATTTACCTTTTGTTTCATACTTACCTTTTTCTGTTTGGATTTTGTTACATTTTGCTTTGTTCTGTGCTTGATATATTCTTTGCTGGAGCTTTTATTGTTGTCTATCTCATTATGTCTATCTTATATTTATGTTGTCCCATGCAGAGTACAAGAAGCCTAAAAAACAGCACATCAGATATCCTATTGATGATCTACTAGTGGGTCTGGCTGGGGACGATCACAAGTTGACTGAACGACCTTCCCCTTGCAGAGATTTTAGTGTTCCAATGGGTTGTGTTGGGGATCTTTTGATGGTGTGGGATTTTTGTACTTCATTTGGCAGGCTATtgcacttgtcacctttttctCTTGAAGATTTTGAAGGTGCGCTTGGCCACAAGGACAGCAATGTGGTACTTCTTGTTGAATGCCATTCAGCTCTTCTTCGCTTGCTCATGAAAGATAATGGGAAGTTTTCCTTGTCTGTACAGAATAGGAAACGGAAGCCAAAGGTTAAGCCCTCAATTGTTGATATTGTTACTACTATAATTGCTCCCTTTGGATAGAAAAGGGGACTGGACCTTTGTAATTTCTGAAtccttgattttttgatttattgaagATGCTTTATTGTTGCTGATCTCCTGTAACTTGTCCACATTTCAGATCACTTTAATCACTTGGACAGAGTATTTGTGCGATTTTCTGGAAATGATCGGTGTTCTTGAACTATGTAGTCACATCACAATGATTAAGCGGGGCCACTATGGGCTTCTGGACATTCATATTAAGTTGGGTATATTGAAGGAACTGCTTGCTCAAGCCCTTGAAACAAATCTGTTGAGGACAAAGTTGGATGAGAATTATGATCAGCGACAGGCATTTGCTGCGACGAAAAGGGAAAAAGCTATTGAGGAAGGtaaaaagagaagagaagagaaaagacGTCTGAAGGGAGAATCTGAGGCCAAGGAATTGACAGGGACTGGTTCCAGTGATACTGCAAACGATTCGGTTGAACCTGTGGAAGTCAATCCTGCTGAAGAGAATGGTAATGTTTTAAAGAAGCTGGACAAAACCGTCAAAAGTCCATCAGAGAACAGGTTTGATTTTGAATGCTGTGTGTTATTGGACTTCTTCAGATCATACTGTTGGATGGATCATGTTGTCTTTTTTCAATTTGTAATTGTTTCCCTGTCTCTTTTAGCATCACTTTATTGTGTTCCCTCCAAATGCATGACAGTGAGGAGGAACAAACAGCTCATGCTCCAAAGAAGAATGCTAAGaatcaaaaggcagatttgaaaGCCATTCCAAATGGCACCAATGACTCAACAAAGAGGAAAATTCATAAAATGATGAAGAAGGATATAAAAGAGACAATAGAAAAGAAGAGCAAAGAACAGAGGGTAAATTTACACTCTCTATCAATGATGTATATGTATCACTCTACCTACATTTGCTTTGTTATGAAAAAAACATATacctattttctttcttttctctagaATTTTCTCTACAGATGTTTAACTACCTTCTTGCATCTGTTCCTTCAATCCTTTGTGCAAGGACAATGTTGAAATGAGGTATGATTACTATATTGCCACACTTATATTATTATTCTGTACTTCTATTGTTGCAGAAAGAATATCTAGAGCGGGAGATAGAGAAAAGGTTTATACGCCATTCTCCTTTGGGCAAAGATAGAGATTATAACAGATATTGGTTTTTCCGACGTGATGGAAGAATATTTATTGAGAACTCTGACTCCACACAGTGGGGTTATTACAGCTGCAAGGAAGAGGTATGGAATATCGAGAAACCGTTGTGATTTCCATTTATCCTTCTGTTATGATTCTGACTGCTCCTCACAATGTCAGCTGGATGCTTTTATGGGCTCACTGAATCCAAAGGGTGTTAGAGAATGGGCTCTTAAGAAGCAATTGCAGAAGCACTATGATAAAATTTGGTATGTTAAGTTTTTATTTAGCAAGtgcatctcttttttttttttcaatgataCTACTGCATGTCCCTTTTGGTTATATAGCGAAGGTGAAGGTGATAAGTAGGCTCTAGTAAAATCTTGTTAAGCTTATCTTATCCTTAGGCGGTTCTAATCTGAACCTAAGAACTTCAACTGCTACTTTTCTTCCATGCATATATATTGACCTAGCAAGGGTTTTTCCCCCCCTGGAAAATTTCTTTTTAAGCCCGTCAAGATGGATTGCTCGTGTGCATACCTGGTTGGCTACACCTGCATAATCTGTAGCAATTGATTACTGAAATCTTGTTATTGGAATTTTCAGCTCTGAACTTCTGAAGAGATCAAAGGATTTAGCTCAGAAGATTGCAATGGAAGAGGCTGTGCTTCGTAGGTCTACTCGAGTTCGTGCTCCTCCTAGGGACAACCCAGCTCTTGCCTTCCTTAAGTATGAAAACAAGTGGAAGGAAGACTGACTGCCGTTTGGACAGATTGATACATGAGCTAGCTGAACTAGTGTAGTTAATTGCCACAGGgtatagaattttttttcccttgcagGTACTGCCTGTTCATTCTTTCATTTGCAGGAAGATTTTTGGGGTATAGGGGGCCCTGATGGGatgaatttttgacttttgagatCAGCCCTGTGATGGTGGCCCTCGTGTAATTGCACTTCAATTGCTGTAAATGATATTAGAGCCTGTTCAATTGAAATTTCATATTGATGTTACAATTCTTGGGAAATTATGGATGCTTACACTTGCGTCTCCTCCTTTGTATAAACCCGCAGGAAGAAGGTGAGGAGGGAAAGTGGAACGGAAACAAAAAAGTCCATGTAGTGTAGAAAAAGATGACAAGTATTCTATGAAAGCACCAAGGCTTTTACAACTGAAGAACGGAACAGCATGGCATAAATTTATAGTTTCTTCCAATTTCCCTTCCTCATCTAAGCGGCATCAGAACCTATTGATTGGTGGTAGAGGGACTAGGGGCTTTTGCAATTGCTAGTTTTAATTGCTTCATCCAATATGTGCAGTGTCTATGGGTTGGTGGTAGAGGGGTGGAGGCTTTTGCAAATTGCTTGTTTTAATTGCACCGTATAATGGACGCACTAATGTAACAGATGTAGATACAATAAATTATAGATAAGGAGACACCAATGTATGAAAGAGAACaaattttactattttattgAAAACTGTTTCCTATTAGTCAATCCTATATCGATCCCGCAATTCATACATTCAAATAGATGTGTATGTACACATGCATACACAATATAtgcatatgtatatataaatttgcacatatatacatgtatacaaCATACATACATAGACAATTTGTGTACACACATATATTCTTAAATTCGCATAAAACATCATTTAACTTACAGAAGAGCAACATTATGAGGatccaaaaattatttttatattttgtattcccaaaaattattatttttatattttgtattttaatctacttgtcttgaatttttggttaatttaatGGTTGAGTTATGATTTTATTTCCTATTGTTCCATTCAATTTGTTGCATGTTGAGTTCATAGTGCGTTATACATGTATGATCAATTAGTGAAGTGCGTGAAATAAATTTGGTGAATTAGAGGGAGTTTTGTGCAGAAAGTTTTTTGTTAATAGAGGTGTTAAGATATCATTGGAAGAGGGTTAGATATTAGTGAATGAAAGACAACTAAATATGGATTTCATCTTGATGCCAAGTGTCAACCATCTAGTTAGTTTTGATCAAGACCAAGTTCTCTTCTTATCTTCACCAAGCTTCCATTCAttactatttcttttcttttccttcttggtTGGATGAAATTTGAGAgataaaaagagagaaaaacaacaAACTTCAAACCTGGATTCCTTGCCTATTTAgtgaaaaatccaaagaaaaaccctaatccactccataaaaccttgaATCAAGCTTGGAAGGAAGCTATGGAGGAGTTCTTGGAGAAATGACTTATTGTTTCATTTCCAACCTTAGTCTTGTGTGGAAGGAGGAAACAATTGCTAGAAAACCTAGTTTTCTCTTCTTATGCTCGAGTGTACTTGATATATGGATGATAAGAGTCaaaagggaggaattttatggaggatTTTAGTTGTTTGCAAGTTGTTTTCTTGATAGTTTGTTGCTGGAAAATTGTCAGCTTTATGTGTTTGGTTTAATTATTAGTTGACAAGCTTTATATATGGATTTTGGTGGATTTCTTTGTTaataatgtgagaacccgtaattttcttaattgctaggttttattttctattaattgcacgcctttccacattttatttattcgaaAAAGagtgtgaaaaataatttttatgagtaaagatggttttgaaatcattttctagtataagttagtttataaggttttaagagtgtataccggatgtgggacccactagtgcggtaagtttgatagaattcggccaattaggttaagttgtgtataccgggtttaatttatcaggtgtgaagagataattagaagttacctagatggattatcattggagagacaaaaggatagagttgcattaaataagggtgacaagtgtcaccttgtggtttattcttgactttgaccatcttacttacCTTTACCaattaaccaaaattgaccaaaaattcatcactttcATCCTTCTCTTGgctgaatttcttggagagaaaagagagaaaaaccttcaacaTCTTCCTTCCAtaacttgctccaatcttcaaatctaaccgataaaatttcaaatcactccataaaaactcttctctaggtaggattaaggttcttggtgaagtgatttggaagaaattggtgctaagtagcttcctttcttgaggttgcaaggtgagtagctagggaATTCTTTCCTTGGTAttgataatgtcaaattaatgacttgtggtggctaaagatgtgatttggtgaaagatttcttgattttagttgagattggtgacttttatatttattcttgaatttttctgttttcatatgtttaatattgtgtggccatggatgatgattTGGTATAGCTTAGAATGAAGCTCTTGTGTGtaaattgtagttatttgcggaaaTTTCCGCTTTGTACCAAAAtctccagattagggtttcatttttccccaattctgtccgatactgttacacctagttagagaccgaattagtcttaggttaaaacataaaagttgtagagaatgatgctttatagttgcctgtaaattttcagcccaatctgagcttggtagcttgtgaaaagtcggaaatacccagactggcctaggtaggagttcagcgaacagggttgtcatttcaccaaatctgaccgtgacttttcaccctgatccttaccaaattagattttggccaaaacatgaaagttgtagccaatggtataaactagtttcctacaaaatttcagctagatactagcactgtagcttgtgaaatgaccgaaatacccttgactgtccgtgaaccctgtttcgcgcccagatttctatcTTCgtatatttttccatttttgaccatgaaaatgcatgatttgaccttggaggtcttcataagaaatgtaggtatatgtcttagctgtCCAACGCCCCTAGAATCAACTCGTTTTGACtccggtagcctgagttattgtcgtttacacATAAAGCGGTTAACCAGCctgaatgtgagattctggttctgtgaatggcaattttgacctagatacgctgcaaactggactgagtgttCTACATCAAAGTTTTAGGTCTTTgttttagctttgaaacggtataaattgcaccccaatccgataagcgtagcttcagttgtgcttGTTCCGCTAAGAGACatcaaacctgctatttagcttttgtcTTTAAAAACTTGATTTCTAGTTGCATTCTTAGGCTTGCTTTGtgtttggatgaacttgagcctagttgaagggctattgtattgagatttcttatgtgttgaattggactgacttgaggaaagacaatgaagccatgatggctggaaaagtaagcaaatttagggggaatgctgtccaattttctaggccgtttggttcccttaagtttgagttgatcttagtaaaaatgaagggttttgaagtttgtttgtaaccctaggaccaattgttatcttttgctcaaaagtcatattttattcttttgtactagtgtTTAACCTGGAAAGACGTatgacatgtagtcgagcctcacttgtacattccgttcactcgattttggatgtgaaaccttcaattgttttacttcgatgattttagggtttcttggcgattaaagccagtttgaagtgaaatCTTTTGGAAGTATCCGTACTTggatcggtgagtgtaccactcccctcacttgttgtttaactcggtttctgtacatgcaatctgtgatatgaatgactgaactatctgtttattttgtttgagacgagggtgtactttatcacactcgttctcttgtctgttcatatgccaattttggtgcgaatctgaatatgttatctgtatctattatttgtatctgtatctgtatctgttcggacatcgtttggaaacttgtatccaacgacctttctgtgacctctgagctcaacacctgtggcctagttactcgagtcgggccggcaagggcctggttgattagataacgaaccacggtagtctgttttgtaatctttgggtattgagacccttgattccggtatactcgagtattactatttctgaactgattggaattcgggcccggtaggggtatgtgaggtggaaggaatcggagaaagtggagtctacggtattggttgctcctttagcgttgagggagtgtcaactattatttcgatcaaggttcggtgaagcaaatggggaatttggctcctgagagccacctgtatcctttctatctatggtgtttgttcatttctttatttgattcgcatatgtgactaattgaatatgaagttccacttttcttacttgctattattttggtacctcattgagcgtaaactcaccccttcccgttatctttgttttccttacaggggacaaactttgaAACCACGATTTTGGACGAAAAGGGGTCGAGCTAatatatatgttattttgttaagctcctttgtgaccgaaaccctaattgtattttatgTAGCAtgaatactttggcttgtattttggttcactTGTTCAAGACTTCgatgtaaaaatatgtataagtgtttaaccgaCGTTCCGTActtccgtatggtttggtaagctctGTTGTAACTGTTGGTAGTCTAAAATTGTTCGTTTTCCTTAGATCCTTTCGCGTGTACTATATTGGgttgtgtgaatcgactcccggcgagagttgggcaggcggttcgctgaaccctttggttcgccttagggtgaggtggggctgtcacaaataaTCATGCTATATGCCTCTTTATATGATAAAGAAGAAGGATTAGGCATGTTCCATGAAAACCTTAGTAGCTTTGATGGAGAAATTTATGGTGAGTTTGATGTATGCTTCTATGTGGAAATATTAGTCATTTTTATGGTGATTTTGGCAA
The genomic region above belongs to Coffea arabica cultivar ET-39 chromosome 7c, Coffea Arabica ET-39 HiFi, whole genome shotgun sequence and contains:
- the LOC113700036 gene encoding uncharacterized protein isoform X1, with amino-acid sequence MPLFKRKPFPLTETPTDLKPQENVFQVRFTKEIFRSYSEYLNRIDLYRRRVWTCKVTGRGNLTYEEALICESNAIKKVQQIPKELIFPVLSDVQFTWDFLVFCSLDGNEIQLKSYLSLAGMLTLKDLVNSIAEKFQGQLLEGSELYGMKNNHVTPCKIIKILEEDTKTKFEVAWLEKDKKVPINALVSAEDLITKLPFTRGTLKSFIKESTYRSGPWVLHDKLAKKHGISTDPPQELKGIISLRDGVVVCSRKRKKVEDEHGAQAKSGEFVAITSVENADGEYKKPKKQHIRYPIDDLLVGLAGDDHKLTERPSPCRDFSVPMGCVGDLLMVWDFCTSFGRLLHLSPFSLEDFEGALGHKDSNVVLLVECHSALLRLLMKDNGKFSLSVQNRKRKPKITLITWTEYLCDFLEMIGVLELCSHITMIKRGHYGLLDIHIKLGILKELLAQALETNLLRTKLDENYDQRQAFAATKREKAIEEGKKRREEKRRLKGESEAKELTGTGSSDTANDSVEPVEVNPAEENGNVLKKLDKTVKSPSENSITLLCSLQMHDSEEEQTAHAPKKNAKNQKADLKAIPNGTNDSTKRKIHKMMKKDIKETIEKKSKEQRKEYLEREIEKRFIRHSPLGKDRDYNRYWFFRRDGRIFIENSDSTQWGYYSCKEELDAFMGSLNPKGVREWALKKQLQKHYDKICSELLKRSKDLAQKIAMEEAVLRRSTRVRAPPRDNPALAFLKYENKWKED
- the LOC113700036 gene encoding uncharacterized protein isoform X3; protein product: MPLFKRKPFPLTETPTDLKPQENVFQVRFTKEIFRSYSEYLNRIDLYRRRVWTCKVTGRGNLTYEEALICESNAIKKVQQIPKELIFPVLSDVQFSMLTLKDLVNSIAEKFQGQLLEGSELYGMKNNHVTPCKIIKILEEDTKTKFEVAWLEKDKKVPINALVSAEDLITKLPFTRGTLKSFIKESTYRSGPWVLHDKLAKKHGISTDPPQELKGIISLRDGVVVCSRKRKKVEDEHGAQAKSGEFVAITSVENADGEYKKPKKQHIRYPIDDLLVGLAGDDHKLTERPSPCRDFSVPMGCVGDLLMVWDFCTSFGRLLHLSPFSLEDFEGALGHKDSNVVLLVECHSALLRLLMKDNGKFSLSVQNRKRKPKITLITWTEYLCDFLEMIGVLELCSHITMIKRGHYGLLDIHIKLGILKELLAQALETNLLRTKLDENYDQRQAFAATKREKAIEEGKKRREEKRRLKGESEAKELTGTGSSDTANDSVEPVEVNPAEENGNVLKKLDKTVKSPSENSITLLCSLQMHDSEEEQTAHAPKKNAKNQKADLKAIPNGTNDSTKRKIHKMMKKDIKETIEKKSKEQRKEYLEREIEKRFIRHSPLGKDRDYNRYWFFRRDGRIFIENSDSTQWGYYSCKEELDAFMGSLNPKGVREWALKKQLQKHYDKICSELLKRSKDLAQKIAMEEAVLRRSTRVRAPPRDNPALAFLKYENKWKED
- the LOC113700036 gene encoding uncharacterized protein isoform X2; translated protein: MPLFKRKPFPLTETPTDLKPQENVFQVRFTKEIFRSYSEYLNRIDLYRRRVWTCKVTGRGNLTYEEALICESNAIKKVQQIPKELIFPVLSDVQFTWDFLVFCSLDGNEIQLKSYLSLAGMLTLKDLVNSIAEKFQGQLLEGSELYGMKNNHVTPCKIIKILEEDTKTKFEVAWLEKDKKVPINALVSAEDLITKLPFTRGTLKSFIKESTYRSGPWVLHDKLAKKHGISTDPPQELKGIISLRDGVVVCSRKRKKVEDEHGAQAKSGEFVAITSVENADGEYKKPKKQHIRYPIDDLLVGLAGDDHKLTERPSPCRDFSVPMGCVGDLLMVWDFCTSFGRLLHLSPFSLEDFEGALGHKDSNVVLLVECHSALLRLLMKDNGKFSLSVQNRKRKPKITLITWTEYLCDFLEMIGVLELCSHITMIKRGHYGLLDIHIKLGILKELLAQALETNLLRTKLDENYDQRQAFAATKREKAIEEGKKRREEKRRLKGESEAKELTGTGSSDTANDSVEPVEVNPAEENGNVLKKLDKTVKSPSENSEEEQTAHAPKKNAKNQKADLKAIPNGTNDSTKRKIHKMMKKDIKETIEKKSKEQRKEYLEREIEKRFIRHSPLGKDRDYNRYWFFRRDGRIFIENSDSTQWGYYSCKEELDAFMGSLNPKGVREWALKKQLQKHYDKICSELLKRSKDLAQKIAMEEAVLRRSTRVRAPPRDNPALAFLKYENKWKED
- the LOC113700036 gene encoding uncharacterized protein isoform X4; protein product: MPLFKRKPFPLTETPTDLKPQENVFQVRFTKEIFRSYSEYLNRIDLYRRRVWTCKVTGRGNLTYEEALICESNAIKKVQQIPKELIFPVLSDVQFTWDFLVFCSLDGNEIQLKSYLSLAGMLTLKDLVNSIAEKFQGQLLEGSELYGMKNNHVTPCKIIKILEEDTKTKFEVAWLEKDKKVPINALVSAEDLITKLPFTRGTLKSFIKESTYRSGPWVLHDKLAKKHGISTDPPQELKGIISLRDGVVVCSRKRKKVEDEHGAQAKSGEFVAITSVENADGEYKKPKKQHIRYPIDDLLVGLAGDDHKLTERPSPCRDFSVPMGCVGDLLMVWDFCTSFGRLLHLSPFSLEDFEGALGHKDSNVVLLVECHSALLRLLMKDNGKFSLSVQNRKRKPKITLITWTEYLCDFLEMIGVLELCSHITMIKRGHYGLLDIHIKLGILKELLAQALETNLLRTKLDENYDQRQAFAATKREKAIEEGKKRREEKRRLKGESEAKELTGTGSSDTANDSVEPVEVNPAEENGNVLKKLDKTVKSPSENSITLLCSLQMHDSEEEQTAHAPKKNAKNQKADLKAIPNGTNDSTKRKIHKMMKKDIKETIEKKSKEQRNFLYRCLTTFLHLFLQSFVQGQC